The Meles meles chromosome 6, mMelMel3.1 paternal haplotype, whole genome shotgun sequence DNA segment TACCACAGCGGTGCCAGCCTTCTTACTGGAAAGCACCAGGTTGAGCACCTCTCCATACTGTAAGGACAAGGGGGTCCCAGTAAGCATGGCTCAGCCTTTGGGAGCAAGACAAGTCTGGGTTGGCCTGAGGCCTGCCGGGGCATTTTTGGCTGGCCGATAATGCTTTGTTGCTAAATTCCCAGAGAGGGATCAGAGATGGGAAAGAAAGGAGATTTTTGCTGCGATGTGGTAGCAAAGGAAAGCCAGGAAAGGAGACCTGGGCAAAGGACTGAAGATTCAGACTGTCACCAAAGGTGGGAAAGGGGATGGGGCTTCTGTGCCACCTTCCCACCCCGTCTCTCCCCACACACTCAGGCAAGGTCCAGAGCTGGGCAGGGAAGGCGACACGAGGCTGGAGGGCACATGGCAACACAAGAACCAGATGGCCGCTGGTGGAGAAAGCCTCTGGGATGCCCTGTGGTCTGTGAGACAACAAAAAAGGCTGGCAGAGATGTTAAGGGAAGTTCAGGCGTGGAGATTCGGGGTTTTGGCTGAGGGACAGGCAGAAGTGATGGGAAAGAGGGAAGGTGGCAGGGCAGACCTTCTGGAAAAGCTGTAAGAGGACATCTCTGGAGTAGCCGCCTTTGGACTCATCTTCCTTCTTGCACTTCCATTTTAGCTGCAAGGACAGCAACGGGCACCGTCGTTAAACTCTGACCTCGGCCCGAACCGTGCCGGCACCTGAGCTTAATGGGCGGAGCGACACCTTGATGATCTTCTAGGCACTTGTCATCTAGGGAGTGACCCCGCAAAAATGTGTTTCTCTTGAAAACGGACAGGCAGGTGGCCTGCTCACCTGAGACCACACTTCCACTCTCATGAGATGCTCCCCTTCCAGGGTTTCTGGGGAGCGCTGCCCGGCAACTGCCAGGACTAAGAGGGATTTTCGGGGTGAGCTCCGAGAGGCTGATCTGATCCCTAGGCAGCGGGAGGATGGAAGGACCTGGAGGGTGGTGCTAGCTCCCAGAGACCTAGCATCCCTGCCAGAACCCCTAGAGCCCCCAGAAGAATCTGTTCTTGTTGATAAAAGGTACTGTGCAGTGGCTCATGGGTCCCACAAGGCTCACCTTTAGCTTAGGGGTTCCTCTGCCTTCAGGACTTTCTGCCTTTCCTAAAAAAGTTGGGAAAATTAGCAAGGTAGAATAGGAGGGAGGCAGCAGGTTCTCTAAAGGAGACACAACCCAGAGCCTGAAGGACCTATAAAAAGTCACTCCTTACCAAGGGCACTATCTGCCCTGCTGATGAGCTTGAGGGGGAAGGTAGAGGCAATCCCACCCGCACTCAGAGGAGCTGCCCCCTCAGGGGCGGTCTGCCCAGCTGAAGGCCACGGTTAGCACTTTACCAACAATGGCATAGTTTTACTGAAACAAAATATCCCAGAACCTTTCCCCTACCGAACTGCTCTAAAATAGAGTCAGCTCTGCTTAGGACTCAAACAGGGCCAGCAGATTTCAGGCAGAGTGAAAAACAAATAGGCCGCAGAGAAGGGGTGGGAAGATGGGACAGGTGGCATATGTCTGAGTCAGGTGCCCCCAGGGCTCCAAGCAGGTGGAAATCTCCAGAGCAACTCCACCAAACAGCCCATGTGGCCGCTCTGGGTATGTGCCTCAGAGGGGATGTCGGGGGATGTGAGGGATGCTTACCTCTCAACCTCTGCTCCCGCTCCTGACGTATCTGCTCCTGGATCAGCTTCTGCTGCTCCTCCAGCTGCCGGGAACCCTCTTCTCGAAGGCGTTCGATCTGCAGAGCAGGGTTGGGGCGAGTGACAATTCTGTGCAGATCCGATTCCAGGCTGGCTGACCTTGTGAAGGTCCCTGGGAGGCTCCACCTGCAAGCTAGGGCTCAGCAGCCTGCGGGTCGGACAGATTACCCAGACCCCACAGAGGAACAGGGAAGGGCATGCCGTCCGCAGCCACAaaagccacccagccccccccccctttcctgcAGATGGAGTTGGGCTAACACTCCCGGACGCACCTCCTGCTCCAGTGTCCTGGCGctcctgctctcctcctcctcctcactgccATGAGCCTGGGCCTGCCGCTCTCGGGCCTCCAGGTCTGGGCATGAGAGTTGAGTGACCCAGTGTCTGGTCTAAGCAGTTTCTACATGGCCACAGCCCACCCAAAGTCTCACGGAGGGTGAAACCACAGAGTAGCTTTCCCCCTCCCTCCGGCCCCATGTGCTCCCAAGTTAGTCTTCATCGAGAAAAGTCACAGCACAGATGAAGTATAGGCTCCAGCCGAGTGGCCGGGGTCTGCAAGAGTTAAATCAGCTCCCACTGACCAAGCTGGTTCTCCCATCAGTGAAGAGGGTGTGGGTGGCTGCTTAGGTCAGCAGCCCAGGGCCATGCGGCAGGGATGCCGAGGGTGGAGTTGCTGGCCTGCTCCTGTGGTTTGGCACCACAGCCTGACCTCAGCCTTGGCGCTGACGCTTCTCCCACCGCAGAGATCGAGGCCACACCATCTCTTCTACCTCCCTCTCAGCCCACATTTACCAAGCCTCACTTAGGACTGGACTCTGGTGGCTCCTACGGTGATGGCAGAGTCCGTGTGAAGACATCACCCCATGTCCTAGAGCCCTTCCCACCTTCCAAGAGAAACCTGCCTGTGGCCCTAGGCCAGGCCAGCTGCCGTGGCAAACCCTCCTCTCCGGCCTGGCACTCACGGCTTTCTTCTCTGGGCACTTTACTTACCTAGAATcaccaggtttttttgtttgtttttgataacAAAATGGAAGAACCGGGATGGTATgtgtacatattaaatatatggATGTCAAATAGGcaagaaggggagaaaaattGGGTAAAGACCACCTGGAACAATCTTACtgcagtgataaaaatgttctaaagctGATTTACAGTCACAGTCGCACCATTTGGGAAATTTCCTCAAAATCATCGAATCGTACACTTGAAATGGGTAGACGATATTCAAAATACACCATAATAaaactgtttattaaaaaaaaagaatgcctgggCCTATTCGGATCCTTCTGAGGGGACTCCACAGAGTGAAAGCTCTGTGCAGAAGTGAAGCTGGGATGCACAGAAAGATCCAGAATGGCACGGAGATTAGGAACACAGGCTTCACTCATACCACGTGGGATTAAATCCCAGCTCCAGGGAGTTCTTACCCTTTTGGTACCTTagcttctttatctataaaaaatgGGTTTGGTAATACCCACCTCCTTGGATAGTTGTCATAATTACAGG contains these protein-coding regions:
- the DNAJC17 gene encoding dnaJ homolog subfamily C member 17 isoform X7 is translated as MAVRRRRRAGAPGHWSRRWSLPGTFTRSASLESDLHRIVTRPNPALQIERLREEGSRQLEEQQKLIQEQIRQEREQRLRGKAESPEGRGTPKLKLKWKCKKEDESKGGYSRDVLLQLFQKYGEVLNLVLSSKKAGTAVVEFATVKAAELAVQNEVGLVDNPLKISWLEGQPQGGRGPSHSGLSQGSVLSERDYESLVMMRMRQAAERQQLIAQMQREDENHLENKRKPVHTKTDTGVFITALFTRPKKGETA